A genomic window from Bdellovibrio sp. SKB1291214 includes:
- a CDS encoding polyprenyl synthetase family protein, whose amino-acid sequence MQYMQEKIFLDKLDAVSQVWKDSLFGPVEEFLARPRKDFRSDLVRIGFGLHQREPATMEQSMSLNIICDVLEWIHSGSLIIDDIQDDSVQRRGSATIHRLYGMPKALNAGNWMYFKALESIHRLPITMECQLRLLQCAHNVMAKAHQGQALDLGVDLMTANKDDIPHLVESSHLMKSGALVALALQLGALIANPSVDLSRLDHLGAELGASLQRFDDLGNLRFQSEDPKSLEDFKLRRPSWLWSIVAESSDELIWQKFKMAVTALPDESALFNFFEETNFKSKALLKALDLHSRLTLDFEKYETDRFNPSALKELLKLTEKISHAY is encoded by the coding sequence ATGCAGTACATGCAGGAAAAAATCTTTTTGGATAAATTGGACGCCGTCTCTCAGGTTTGGAAAGATTCTTTGTTTGGTCCTGTAGAGGAATTTCTTGCCAGACCTCGGAAGGATTTTCGCAGCGATTTGGTTCGCATTGGTTTCGGACTTCATCAAAGGGAGCCCGCCACGATGGAACAGTCGATGTCGTTGAATATTATTTGTGACGTTTTGGAATGGATTCATTCTGGCTCTTTAATTATCGATGACATACAAGATGATAGTGTGCAGAGGAGGGGCTCAGCAACGATCCATCGACTCTATGGAATGCCGAAAGCTCTCAATGCAGGGAACTGGATGTATTTTAAAGCTTTAGAAAGCATTCATCGTCTGCCGATAACAATGGAGTGTCAGCTGCGACTTTTGCAGTGTGCTCATAACGTCATGGCAAAAGCCCATCAAGGACAAGCCTTGGACCTTGGGGTTGATTTGATGACGGCCAATAAAGATGACATTCCTCATCTGGTTGAATCCAGTCACCTTATGAAAAGTGGGGCTTTGGTGGCGCTAGCACTTCAACTGGGAGCTTTAATCGCGAATCCTTCTGTGGATCTTTCCCGTTTAGATCACTTAGGTGCTGAATTGGGGGCCTCGTTGCAAAGGTTTGATGACCTGGGGAACCTCCGCTTTCAAAGTGAAGATCCGAAATCCCTTGAAGATTTCAAACTGCGTCGCCCGTCGTGGTTGTGGTCCATTGTTGCGGAAAGCAGTGATGAATTAATTTGGCAGAAATTTAAAATGGCCGTGACGGCTTTGCCGGATGAATCCGCACTTTTTAACTTTTTTGAAGAAACAAATTTTAAAAGCAAGGCCTTGCTTAAAGCACTGGATTTGCATTCTCGTCTGACTCTTGACTTTGAAAAATATGAAACAGATCGGTTCAATCCTTCGGCACTGAAGGAATTGCTTAAGCTAACGGAGAAAATTTCTCATGCGTACTAA
- a CDS encoding hemerythrin domain-containing protein, translated as MEIYELLKTDHDKVKGLLNELLSLSEDDSEGRERLVKEIRDDLIPHSRAEESVFYNSLRTVDSAKEIAMHGYKDHMEAETLLRLLQLEDKTNMSWKATAKKLKEALEHHIQEEEGLMFEKARNNFSSEEAQMMGAAFEKMKPEIKEEGLMGTTWDMIANLMPPRFSDTFRKNQTHR; from the coding sequence ATGGAAATTTACGAATTGTTGAAAACCGATCACGATAAAGTTAAAGGCTTGCTGAATGAACTTTTAAGTCTTAGCGAAGATGATAGCGAGGGCCGCGAGCGTTTAGTCAAAGAGATTCGTGACGACTTAATTCCACATTCCCGTGCAGAAGAGTCCGTTTTCTATAATTCCCTGCGCACCGTTGACAGCGCTAAAGAAATCGCGATGCACGGATACAAGGACCACATGGAAGCGGAGACCTTGTTGCGCTTGCTTCAGTTGGAAGACAAAACCAATATGTCATGGAAAGCGACCGCTAAAAAATTGAAAGAAGCTTTAGAACATCACATCCAAGAAGAGGAAGGATTGATGTTTGAAAAGGCGCGCAACAATTTTAGTTCAGAAGAAGCTCAGATGATGGGAGCTGCATTTGAAAAGATGAAACCAGAAATTAAAGAAGAAGGTCTGATGGGAACGACATGGGATATGATCGCAAATCTTATGCCGCCAAGATTCTCAGACACTTTCCGTAAAAATCAAACTCACCGATAG
- the gstA gene encoding glutathione transferase GstA translates to MNLFYSPGACALASQIALREAGLNFELVKVDLKAKEYAGGDYKKINPKGYIPALQLPNGHMMTEGAVILQWIADQVPEKNLLPKFGTMERYKAMEWLNFIATEIHKGLGSLFGGAVMNEETKEQIKAKVGLRLAVLDNHLSQTPYILGNEFSVADAYAYNVLRWTGLVGVDISNHTNLQKFMGNMSERPTVKEAVAAEGIRL, encoded by the coding sequence ATGAATTTGTTTTACTCTCCAGGCGCGTGCGCACTTGCTTCGCAAATTGCACTTCGTGAAGCCGGTTTAAATTTCGAACTTGTTAAAGTAGACCTTAAAGCGAAAGAATACGCTGGCGGCGACTACAAAAAAATCAATCCAAAAGGTTATATCCCCGCACTTCAACTTCCAAACGGTCATATGATGACTGAGGGTGCGGTGATCTTGCAGTGGATCGCTGATCAAGTTCCAGAAAAAAATCTTCTTCCAAAATTTGGAACGATGGAACGTTATAAAGCAATGGAGTGGCTAAACTTTATCGCGACTGAAATCCACAAAGGTTTAGGATCACTGTTCGGTGGCGCTGTGATGAACGAAGAAACGAAAGAGCAAATCAAAGCTAAGGTGGGATTGCGCTTAGCTGTTTTGGACAATCACTTGTCGCAAACTCCCTACATTTTGGGCAATGAGTTTTCTGTGGCAGATGCTTATGCTTACAATGTTCTTCGTTGGACGGGCTTGGTGGGTGTAGATATCTCTAACCACACAAACCTGCAAAAGTTCATGGGCAATATGTCAGAGCGTCCAACGGTTAAAGAAGCTGTTGCTGCTGAAGGCATCCGCCTTTAG
- a CDS encoding phytoene/squalene synthase family protein translates to MSEIKRHHEAIRKGSKSFAAASLFFSKDQKQSAWRLYSWCRYCDDRIDEVPAQTAIARLQDLRVQLNEKRNSQVFAFQGLAQVIQNHEIPGAYPLYLLRGMEMDVQGRRYQTLSDLEEYCFCVAGVVGLMMCHVMGVYSDQALKHAVALGNAMQLTNICRDIAEDAHRGRVYLPLEWLLEYDVPVDDLLNPAHRESLKLVQDRLLNRAQELYSVGYEGLRYLSFRSAWAVLIAGFVYSQIGAKIKKSKSRGLDQRVYVTSFEKLILVTKATATLLLMRIRAKVSTDSLRIPQTTWRFE, encoded by the coding sequence ATGTCTGAAATAAAAAGACATCATGAGGCAATTCGCAAAGGCTCTAAAAGTTTTGCGGCAGCGTCGTTGTTTTTTTCGAAAGATCAAAAGCAGTCGGCGTGGAGATTGTACAGTTGGTGTCGTTATTGTGATGACAGGATTGATGAAGTCCCTGCGCAAACGGCTATCGCTCGCTTGCAGGACTTACGTGTACAACTGAATGAAAAGCGAAATTCACAGGTTTTCGCTTTCCAAGGTTTGGCACAAGTGATCCAAAATCATGAGATTCCCGGTGCATATCCCTTGTATTTGTTGCGGGGGATGGAAATGGATGTTCAAGGGCGACGTTATCAAACATTGAGTGATCTGGAAGAATATTGTTTCTGCGTTGCTGGTGTCGTCGGCTTGATGATGTGCCACGTGATGGGAGTTTATTCTGATCAAGCTTTGAAACATGCGGTGGCACTTGGAAATGCCATGCAGCTGACGAATATTTGTCGAGACATTGCAGAGGACGCTCATCGAGGCCGCGTCTATTTGCCTTTGGAATGGTTGCTCGAGTATGATGTGCCGGTGGATGATTTATTAAACCCCGCTCATCGCGAAAGTCTTAAGCTTGTTCAAGATCGACTTTTGAACCGGGCTCAGGAATTATACTCCGTTGGTTATGAAGGACTTCGTTATTTAAGTTTTCGCTCTGCATGGGCGGTCTTGATTGCGGGTTTTGTATATAGTCAAATCGGAGCGAAAATTAAAAAATCCAAGTCCCGTGGACTGGATCAGCGTGTGTATGTCACGAGCTTTGAAAAATTAATTTTAGTTACTAAGGCAACAGCGACGTTGCTGTTAATGCGAATTCGCGCCAAGGTGAGCACAGATTCTTTGCGAATTCCGCAGACCACCTGGAGGTTTGAGTGA
- the crtY gene encoding lycopene beta-cyclase CrtY, whose amino-acid sequence MFDKVDHLEFDCVIVGGGLSGGLLLHGLKVFQPDLQVLLIEREPQLSSHQTWCFHTTDLPADAQWLSTVISKKWSRQKVAFPDYERFLNQEYNAIRAHEFAAFLTNNYFESIRFNCEVLGLDAQHVVLKDGSTVQSKMVIDARGWSQSENKNHGYQKFVGWDVTLTKPHGLDYAFLKDVRVPQIDGYRFFYLLPWTEKSLLVEDTYYSNFPDLDADAVGERIQDYLNEQGWTVESIERKESGCLPLPFFESQARRSEYICLGARSELFHAVTGYTFPTTIARIDLLVKTPLEKWTSVLAQHDQKIRSQLRFLPALNRMLFLAAAPEQRYQVLQRFYKLPADLVSRFYKGELQISDWARILVGKPPVAIRKAIKSLLASR is encoded by the coding sequence ATGTTCGATAAAGTTGATCATCTTGAGTTTGATTGCGTTATAGTTGGCGGCGGTTTGTCGGGTGGTTTGCTTTTGCACGGCCTTAAAGTTTTTCAGCCAGATTTGCAGGTTCTCTTAATAGAACGTGAACCCCAATTATCCTCCCATCAAACTTGGTGCTTCCATACGACGGATTTACCAGCTGATGCTCAGTGGCTCAGCACTGTCATTTCTAAAAAATGGTCGCGACAAAAAGTCGCCTTCCCTGATTACGAAAGATTTTTGAATCAGGAATATAACGCCATCAGGGCTCACGAGTTCGCGGCCTTTCTAACAAATAATTATTTTGAATCTATCCGTTTTAACTGTGAAGTTTTAGGCCTGGACGCTCAGCATGTGGTCTTAAAAGATGGATCGACAGTTCAATCCAAGATGGTGATTGATGCAAGAGGTTGGTCTCAGTCCGAAAATAAGAATCACGGCTATCAAAAGTTCGTGGGCTGGGACGTGACATTAACTAAACCTCACGGTTTGGATTATGCCTTCCTAAAAGATGTGCGTGTGCCACAAATTGATGGGTATCGGTTTTTTTATCTTTTACCTTGGACCGAGAAAAGCTTGCTGGTCGAAGACACGTATTATTCAAACTTCCCAGATTTAGATGCCGATGCTGTGGGGGAAAGAATTCAAGATTATCTGAATGAACAAGGATGGACGGTGGAGAGTATCGAGCGAAAAGAATCTGGATGTCTGCCTCTTCCATTTTTTGAGTCCCAAGCACGTCGCTCGGAGTATATCTGTCTGGGGGCGCGATCCGAATTATTTCACGCCGTCACTGGATATACGTTCCCGACGACGATCGCACGCATTGATTTATTGGTGAAAACTCCCCTGGAAAAATGGACGTCTGTTTTAGCACAGCACGATCAAAAAATCCGTTCACAGCTGAGATTTTTGCCTGCTCTAAATCGCATGCTCTTTTTGGCAGCCGCACCGGAGCAGCGCTATCAGGTTTTGCAACGATTTTACAAGTTGCCCGCGGACTTGGTCAGCCGATTTTATAAAGGAGAATTACAGATTTCTGATTGGGCACGAATCCTTGTCGGAAAACCACCTGTGGCAATCAGAAAAGCCATAAAAAGTTTGTTGGCGTCCCGTTAG
- a CDS encoding lipocalin family protein, which produces MRSLTALLIFLGFSIFSSFSYADVKTVSKVDLTRYIGKWYEIASIPHSFQKQCVGGVTAEYKDLGNGRVEVVNSCETKDGSRSVSEGQAKVVNTDSNAELKVTFVKLFGWIYAFGGDYWIIDLDKDYRYAVVGHPTRKYGWILSRTPQLDSGDLKNITQNLKDQGYDLCSLMMTVQAGGVTSRSPLCEYMKQ; this is translated from the coding sequence ATGAGAAGCTTAACGGCATTACTAATTTTCTTAGGGTTTTCAATATTTAGCTCGTTTTCCTACGCCGACGTTAAAACTGTTTCTAAGGTAGATCTGACTCGATACATCGGAAAATGGTACGAAATCGCCTCCATCCCACACTCATTTCAAAAGCAATGTGTGGGGGGCGTCACAGCGGAATATAAAGATCTTGGCAACGGGAGAGTCGAAGTAGTTAACAGTTGTGAAACCAAAGACGGTTCCCGCTCTGTTTCTGAAGGCCAAGCCAAAGTGGTTAACACGGATTCAAATGCTGAACTGAAGGTCACCTTCGTTAAACTTTTCGGATGGATTTACGCTTTTGGCGGCGACTACTGGATTATCGATTTGGATAAAGACTATCGTTACGCCGTGGTTGGCCATCCGACGCGTAAGTACGGTTGGATTTTGTCTCGCACACCTCAACTGGATTCTGGCGATTTAAAAAACATCACTCAAAATTTGAAAGATCAAGGCTACGATTTGTGCAGTCTTATGATGACAGTTCAAGCGGGCGGAGTCACTTCGCGCAGTCCACTTTGCGAATACATGAAACAATAA
- a CDS encoding sterol desaturase family protein — protein sequence MNHFEKFESYVPFDLLIPKNFAIAVAAITSVVLFRYLATTFMFYLVFYRRRWSWSETRQIYPKLPDKKIQLYEIKWSSVSSIIFGFAGVLMGVFWQLGWSKIYLKLDQYGWLYLLLSGFLVSVLHDFYFYVTHRWLHTPWAYKRFHAVHHASLHPSPWASFSFHPIESLIEAIPLPLITLFLPLHPLVIIAYLTMATLSAIINHLGFEVMPAGAGKNIFGKWLISGTHHAGHHRFYKYNFGLFYTFWDHILGTQHPEYEKQFQQNTEVKLES from the coding sequence ATGAATCACTTTGAAAAGTTCGAATCCTACGTTCCATTCGATCTCCTGATTCCCAAAAACTTTGCGATAGCAGTCGCGGCCATAACCAGCGTGGTCCTTTTTCGCTATTTGGCCACCACATTTATGTTTTACCTGGTGTTTTATCGTCGACGCTGGAGCTGGAGTGAGACTCGACAAATCTATCCAAAGCTCCCTGATAAAAAGATTCAGCTGTACGAGATAAAATGGTCCAGTGTGAGCTCCATCATCTTCGGATTTGCTGGAGTGCTGATGGGTGTCTTCTGGCAACTGGGCTGGAGTAAAATCTATCTAAAGCTAGATCAATATGGCTGGTTATACCTTCTGTTAAGTGGTTTTTTAGTATCAGTCCTTCACGATTTTTATTTTTATGTGACACACCGCTGGCTTCACACGCCGTGGGCTTACAAACGCTTTCATGCCGTCCATCATGCTTCACTCCACCCGTCACCCTGGGCGTCGTTCTCTTTTCACCCCATTGAATCGCTGATAGAAGCAATCCCCTTACCTCTGATCACCCTGTTCTTGCCACTCCATCCTCTAGTAATCATCGCATATCTGACGATGGCGACTCTTTCGGCAATCATCAATCATCTGGGCTTTGAGGTCATGCCTGCAGGTGCCGGCAAAAATATTTTTGGAAAGTGGCTTATCTCTGGCACCCATCACGCAGGTCATCATCGGTTTTATAAATATAATTTTGGCTTATTCTATACGTTCTGGGATCATATCTTGGGAACTCAGCACCCAGAATATGAAAAACAATTTCAGCAAAACACGGAAGTAAAGCTTGAATCGTGA
- a CDS encoding phytoene desaturase yields the protein MRTKKRIAVIGSGFGGLSAAIRLQAAGFHVRIFEKRDMPGGRAYVYRDKGFTFDAGPTVITAPECLEELFALKGKKMSDYVEMMPVMPFYRLLWDDGYKFDYSNDVKSLEGQIEKKSSADLQGYRKFLKYSEEVFNEGYTKLAAKPFLNIWSMVKVAPQLVKLEAYRSVYDVVSKFIKDEHLRQAFSFHSLLVGGNPFSTSSIYTLIHFLERNWGVYFPKGGTGALVRAMVKYFEEMGGEIVYQKEIDQILSSHGEVCGIRARDGEIWDCCAVVSNGDVVHTYKDLLKNEPLVQKRAKEIQNKSFSMSLFLIYFGTKRKYPHLAHHNVLFGPRYKELLEDIFQKGSLPDDFSLYLHVPSLTDASLAPEGHECFYVLAPVAHLGKMNIDWKKEGPIFADKILRYMEEKYMPGLRENIVTQRIFTPEDFVTELNSYHGSAFSLEPKLTQSAFFRQHNKDSKLKGLYFVGAGTHPGAGVPGVVNSAKATAGLVIEDINV from the coding sequence ATGCGTACTAAAAAAAGAATTGCAGTTATTGGAAGTGGGTTCGGCGGACTGAGCGCTGCCATTCGTTTGCAGGCAGCTGGTTTTCACGTGCGTATATTCGAAAAACGCGACATGCCTGGAGGCCGCGCTTATGTTTACAGGGACAAAGGCTTTACCTTTGATGCGGGACCCACGGTCATCACCGCTCCTGAATGTTTAGAAGAGCTTTTTGCCCTTAAAGGTAAAAAAATGTCTGACTATGTCGAAATGATGCCCGTTATGCCGTTTTACCGATTGCTCTGGGATGATGGTTATAAATTCGATTACAGCAATGACGTGAAATCCCTGGAAGGTCAGATTGAAAAAAAATCTTCTGCCGACCTGCAAGGCTATCGCAAATTTTTGAAATACTCCGAGGAGGTTTTTAACGAAGGCTATACCAAGCTTGCCGCTAAGCCTTTTCTTAATATTTGGAGCATGGTGAAAGTGGCTCCACAGTTGGTAAAACTGGAAGCGTACCGCAGTGTTTACGATGTCGTTTCAAAATTTATTAAGGACGAGCATCTTCGCCAGGCATTCTCTTTTCATTCCCTGTTGGTCGGGGGAAATCCTTTTAGTACATCGTCCATTTATACGTTGATTCATTTCTTGGAAAGGAACTGGGGCGTCTATTTTCCCAAAGGGGGAACAGGTGCTCTGGTTCGGGCGATGGTCAAATATTTTGAAGAGATGGGTGGGGAAATCGTCTATCAAAAGGAGATTGACCAGATTTTATCCTCTCACGGGGAAGTTTGCGGGATTCGTGCCCGTGACGGAGAGATATGGGATTGTTGTGCCGTGGTCAGCAATGGTGATGTGGTTCACACCTACAAGGATTTATTAAAGAACGAACCCCTGGTTCAAAAACGCGCCAAAGAAATTCAAAATAAGAGTTTCAGCATGAGTTTGTTTTTGATTTATTTCGGAACGAAACGCAAGTATCCGCACCTGGCCCATCATAATGTTCTTTTTGGTCCTCGCTATAAGGAACTTTTGGAGGACATCTTTCAAAAAGGCTCCTTGCCTGATGATTTTTCATTGTATCTGCATGTTCCAAGTTTGACGGACGCTTCCTTAGCACCGGAAGGTCACGAATGTTTTTATGTTCTGGCTCCCGTGGCACACTTAGGAAAAATGAATATCGATTGGAAAAAAGAGGGACCGATTTTTGCCGATAAGATTTTGCGTTATATGGAAGAGAAATACATGCCCGGGCTGCGAGAAAATATCGTGACGCAAAGAATTTTCACACCTGAAGACTTTGTGACTGAACTGAATTCTTATCATGGGTCTGCGTTTTCTTTGGAACCGAAGCTTACACAAAGTGCTTTTTTCAGACAGCACAATAAAGATTCTAAGCTAAAGGGCCTCTATTTTGTAGGTGCTGGAACGCATCCGGGGGCAGGAGTGCCGGGTGTAGTGAACTCCGCCAAGGCGACTGCGGGTCTGGTCATCGAGGATATTAATGTCTGA
- a CDS encoding ABC transporter ATP-binding protein, producing the protein MNREVLSAEGLRKSYGTRKALENVSFKISTSEIVALLGPNGAGKSTTLKILLGLRQADHGLLKVPGREKVGYVAQELSFPLHLKVIEVLKLVQAHYEKPVQLTEIIHRFQLEGFLHSLTGGLSGGEKRRLALACALLGSPELLILDEPTTGLDVESRINLWKEIQEFSRAGGAVLLSTHDLNEVSQIADRVIIIDHGQVLQEGEVASITRSLKVKTLRFRSDKPPISTHILETKFEDGFYYVLTEHAEQLLYELMGKGFTFEDLEITSASLEEAFIKIRKAHHG; encoded by the coding sequence TTGAATCGTGAAGTTTTATCGGCAGAGGGATTGCGAAAATCCTACGGCACTCGCAAAGCTCTGGAAAATGTCAGCTTTAAAATCTCTACGTCGGAGATCGTGGCCCTGCTGGGACCTAATGGTGCTGGAAAAAGTACGACTTTAAAAATCTTACTAGGTCTGCGTCAAGCAGACCACGGTCTTTTAAAAGTACCTGGCCGCGAAAAGGTTGGATATGTCGCTCAGGAACTTTCCTTTCCTTTGCATCTTAAAGTCATCGAAGTTCTTAAGCTGGTTCAGGCCCATTATGAAAAACCTGTGCAACTCACAGAAATCATACATCGCTTTCAACTTGAAGGGTTTCTTCATTCTTTGACGGGTGGACTTAGCGGTGGAGAAAAAAGGCGTTTAGCCTTAGCTTGTGCTTTACTAGGATCTCCTGAATTATTGATCTTGGATGAACCGACGACAGGACTGGACGTCGAATCAAGAATAAATCTTTGGAAAGAAATTCAAGAATTTTCCCGCGCAGGCGGTGCCGTATTACTATCAACCCATGACCTTAACGAAGTCTCGCAAATTGCCGATCGAGTGATCATCATTGATCACGGTCAGGTTCTGCAAGAAGGCGAAGTCGCGTCTATCACTCGCAGCTTGAAAGTAAAGACCTTACGCTTCCGATCCGACAAGCCCCCCATTTCCACACATATTTTAGAGACTAAATTCGAAGACGGATTTTATTATGTGTTAACTGAACATGCGGAGCAGCTTTTATATGAATTGATGGGTAAGGGATTTACCTTTGAAGATCTTGAGATCACATCTGCTTCTCTGGAAGAAGCTTTCATAAAGATACGCAAGGCACATCATGGTTAA
- a CDS encoding JmjC domain-containing protein has product MNLLNKMIAPMTLNEFNCDYLLQKPYSAASCAQDIRNVFNWSVAMEIVNSQYDKTFLAKNGKVITEHNPLCADSVCKGLTQGATLIIPHAELAHPTFKKLAGHFLHHYPRPYDVELYLTPEGNEGLDWHYDYEDVFVMQSSGVKEFTLRKNSFWPMAADRRISQKEVWIKEHFLNETKCTLHPGDWLYIPAGYWHKAKALTQSYHISVGLSFDRPTFELSHAVYR; this is encoded by the coding sequence ATGAATTTACTTAATAAAATGATTGCACCCATGACTTTAAATGAATTCAACTGCGACTACTTGCTGCAAAAGCCTTACTCAGCAGCATCCTGCGCACAAGACATCAGAAATGTTTTTAATTGGTCTGTGGCGATGGAAATCGTCAATTCACAGTATGATAAAACGTTTTTAGCAAAAAACGGAAAAGTCATCACCGAACACAACCCTCTCTGCGCTGATTCTGTCTGTAAGGGTCTCACTCAAGGGGCGACGTTAATCATACCCCACGCGGAACTCGCACACCCGACTTTCAAAAAGCTAGCAGGACACTTTCTGCATCACTACCCCCGTCCTTATGATGTTGAGCTTTATCTGACGCCCGAAGGAAATGAAGGTTTAGATTGGCATTATGATTATGAAGATGTGTTTGTCATGCAAAGTTCAGGAGTCAAAGAGTTCACTTTGCGCAAAAATAGCTTTTGGCCCATGGCTGCCGATCGCAGAATTTCCCAGAAAGAAGTTTGGATCAAGGAGCATTTTTTGAATGAAACCAAATGCACTTTGCACCCGGGCGATTGGCTTTATATTCCCGCTGGATATTGGCATAAAGCGAAGGCTTTAACTCAGTCCTATCATATTTCAGTGGGGCTTTCTTTCGACCGCCCCACTTTTGAACTCTCTCACGCCGTTTATAGATAG
- a CDS encoding TetR/AcrR family transcriptional regulator, translated as MKTQIIDSAEKMFFNNGYKGTSLQEIADSMQIKPASLYYHFPGGKEEIYVEVLRNRLDQYREQVQAMKQNCADLETFLKSFAHWYILQPPMNMSLISQMDMPHLSPLAKQTVMQLVSTSIFAPLRETMAQSSDKIKAFELTRLVGIYISLLNGMSLATKQGYTDPKNIVEDFIEMMMRGILKSPEA; from the coding sequence TTGAAAACACAAATTATTGATAGTGCGGAAAAAATGTTTTTCAACAATGGCTACAAAGGCACATCTCTTCAAGAGATTGCTGACAGCATGCAAATCAAACCAGCATCTTTGTACTATCACTTCCCAGGCGGCAAAGAGGAAATCTATGTCGAAGTCTTACGCAACAGATTGGATCAGTACCGCGAGCAAGTTCAAGCGATGAAACAGAATTGTGCTGATTTGGAAACATTCTTAAAGTCATTTGCACACTGGTACATTTTGCAGCCGCCGATGAATATGTCCCTGATCTCTCAAATGGACATGCCCCACTTGAGTCCTCTTGCAAAGCAAACAGTCATGCAGTTAGTTTCTACATCGATTTTTGCCCCCCTCCGCGAAACGATGGCACAATCTTCCGACAAGATTAAGGCTTTTGAGCTGACGCGTTTAGTGGGAATCTATATCTCTTTGCTAAATGGGATGAGTCTGGCAACAAAGCAAGGGTACACGGATCCCAAAAACATCGTCGAAGATTTCATCGAAATGATGATGCGTGGGATTCTAAAATCCCCTGAGGCCTAG
- a CDS encoding ABC transporter permease — protein MVNYLRLLRIHIYTQLLEHFRQPMYVVSTLIFPAMFFWFFGVPNAKTSDAALLLVGSFSCFAVLGVVLFQFSIGIAQEKNTPWSNYLSVLPLPDSLRLIPRILNSFFIAGLSVLAVTAVALISTPLNYSDISGWSFMAALALGAIPFALFGAGLGYAANSKSIVPLANLVYLPLSFAGGLWMPPQALPASIQEISKYLPTRFFGEFVWASLLKTPLNSENIWGLTAYTAVFLIFAIFYFKKYQAQEFR, from the coding sequence ATGGTTAATTATTTGCGCCTATTAAGGATTCACATTTACACTCAGTTGCTTGAGCATTTTCGACAGCCGATGTATGTCGTCTCCACACTTATTTTCCCTGCCATGTTTTTTTGGTTCTTTGGAGTTCCGAATGCCAAGACTTCGGATGCAGCCCTCCTTTTGGTGGGATCTTTTTCTTGCTTTGCCGTCTTAGGCGTCGTCCTGTTTCAATTTTCCATAGGCATCGCCCAGGAAAAAAATACGCCTTGGTCGAATTACCTCAGCGTGCTGCCGCTTCCCGATTCTTTGCGATTGATCCCTAGAATTTTGAACAGCTTTTTTATAGCTGGTCTATCGGTTTTAGCTGTGACCGCCGTCGCTTTAATCAGCACTCCCTTGAATTATTCCGATATTTCGGGGTGGAGTTTTATGGCGGCTCTTGCCTTGGGTGCCATTCCATTTGCTTTATTTGGTGCGGGACTTGGCTACGCAGCGAATTCAAAATCCATTGTGCCGCTGGCAAATTTGGTTTACCTTCCACTTTCTTTTGCGGGTGGTCTTTGGATGCCACCCCAAGCACTTCCTGCCAGTATCCAGGAAATTTCAAAATATTTACCGACTCGCTTTTTCGGTGAATTTGTCTGGGCCAGTCTTTTGAAAACCCCTCTGAATTCAGAAAATATTTGGGGACTTACCGCCTACACGGCGGTCTTTTTAATTTTTGCGATTTTTTATTTTAAAAAATACCAAGCGCAAGAGTTTCGTTAA